TACAACTGTCACAACAACTCCAACAAAGAGGCCTAGTCCAGTTGTAAAAGGTATACTCCAACGAAGTTGATTCATCATGACCTTGATTTTATCCATGTCTGCAGCTCCGGTCCTAAAATTTCCAAATGACAAACATTGATTATTCTTAACTTTCATTAAAAAGAACACATGTATGCACTAACAGAAACTAATGATTGGTACATACTGTGCATACTAACCACATAATAAAAAGATTAAATTTCAGTTTAGATCACTTTTAATAACTGAAGTTTCACAATATACTAGGGCCTAACATATATTTCACATAAACACCACATATAGTACCATTCTTTACACTTTCGATAAGAATTTACAGCTATACATATCCTAGCGCAAAAAAAACTATACATAACAATAGATCCTACCAAACAAATAGGGTTTCATTAATTAGTACTAACTCTGTCTCAAACATAACAATCTAGGATATGATTAGGCTTATCATAGgactataaatttagacatgctctatgtccaaattcatagtctTGGGATAGATCTAATCTTATCTTAGATAAGATTGTGGAACGAAGGAAGTACATATAAACTTCCACAAATCAGTCACCACATGACAATTGAGGGCACTTAACTTGATGAATACTCAGACTAAAAATAGTGAAGTAGCTCGTCGCACCCCTAATTAGAGTCAATTCTTTAGAGTGACAGGTAATTAAGTCATTCAAAAATTAAATCAACAATTTAAGATAATCAATCAAGCAATATGATATTTGTTGCTTGCCCTTTGTGAACCCCGGTCCAAAGTGTTAAAGAATGTTACTATATGCAGTGTTATGTGAAAATATGAACCTATAACTAGTCCGGTGTAAAATTTTGGTTAGTAAAGAAGGcccaaaataaaatatactcTTAACAAAAAAGATGAACAAATTGATTGATTTTAAACAGCTCATACAACAGAGATGATTAGATGAATGGTTTCTCACCTCGGACGAGAACACAAGTCGTCGAGTTTGCCAGAGATGTTCCTGGCGTAGAGAAGAATCCTTTGGAGAAGACGTTCATCGCGAGGTTTCGTCCTccgacggcgacgagcaccGGGCGCGCGGTCGTCGGCCTTGTCGGCGTCGCCCTCAACGACCACCCCGGCAACATCCTTGGCCTTGTCGACGTCGCTCGTGCCATCGACGACCACCGCGGCGACATTCTTGGCCTTGTCCTGGTCGCCCGCGCCCTCGACATCCTGGCTGCCCGCACCTCCCGCTCCGGTACCGAACTTGTCGACATCGGTCGCGTCCTGGAGGCCGGCGCCGTCAGCCATCTTGGCTTTGTCGGCGTCGTCATTGATGTGCTTGTAGGCGATGCCGTTCATGGCGCTGCTGTCGCCTGGTCCACCTCCATGAGAATCGAGCAGCTCTTTGAGACCTTGGTCTTTCTGGTTGGAGGGGAGTGACGAGATGCCCCTGTTGCGGAGGAACGGAGAAGGGGGCAGCAACGGGAGCGGACGGACGACGAGAGCGCGCGGTGGGTTGCCGTGGCCGCGCCCGCGGACGGTGATCTTGGCGTCCCGGCGCCAGCCCGTCTccttggcgacggcgacgtcctTGGAGAAGAGCACGGCGTTCACCGCGGCCACCGCTCTGGTGTCGTCCTGGATGGCGGCGAGCGACGCGGCCTCCCGTGTCGTCGCCCCCTGCCCCTGGCGCAGCAGCTCAGAGCGGTTGGTGACAGACAGCACGGAGGTGTGACGACCAGCCAGCAtcggtggcgatggtggtgcGCCCGCGGGCCAGCGACGCGGCAgccttggcggcggcgcggaggcggatcATGTTCCGTCGTCGGGAGCGCGCGGTTGTAGCTGGTTGTGGTGGAGCTAGCGATCGAGCTAACCCTAGACGACGACGGAGCGGGGCATGGCGaggtcggaggcggcggcgatagGTGGATGGGGGGAAGGGATGGGATCGATCAAACCCTAGTTAGACTCACCATCTCACACCAGCCGCGGCTCGTGCTCGTGTGCTccgagagtgagagagagaggaataagGACGTGTTtcttttgcttttgcttttagCTGTTGATCCCCTCAGGCGGTTGCAGGAGAAGACGGAAACCAAACCGTGCCTAAACGGCGTTAGCCAGCTGATTCGTCTACTCATTCCCTCCAGGGATGGGACCCACCATGCAAGTCCGACCGACTAGGCGACTACTGGTTGCATTGCACCTAAGCCGCGCGCCATGCACCGATCGTATGTATACTGCGTTCACCACTGGACCTCGCACGCAACGCAAACGTACGGTTCGACCGATCCATACGACCATACCCTAGCCTGGCGCACGGTGCAGTGGTAGCGAGTAGCGACAACCCTTTTTAATTACACTtttgcccttttcttttctaccGTAGTGGGTTACAAGCGCGCGCTTAGCCCTTGTatactttctttctttcttttttatttttaagaaagCCCTTGGTAATACTAGTGGTACAATGTTCGTGTGGCTGACCTGATTTAAAGTTGCTGGAAAGGATTAACTAATTATTCCCACTCTCCCTAAAATTTTCATGAGGCCGGTGAGAGTGGGCACCAAGGGCTAGCTGTTTAGTTTGATGTCACAAATATGTAGTTTGAATGTATTTTGTTATATATTCTTTGAGGAGGAGGGGTATCCTTTCGAGTTTCTCAATTCAATAATATCTACCTGGTGTTCAAGAAATCAATATTGTTAGAGGCAATTTTATGGTCTACCGATGGATAAATGGCTAATTTTGCTACATGGCTATTTAATTCGTTATTGGGCATTATAAAAATGTGCTATAGCTAGAGGACACTTACAAAACTGGTATATTTTGTGAGGATGTCGTGGctgttattttattatttatggCCTAATCATATAGAGAAAACTTTCAAAAAAGATAAGAATTTTGCCCATAAGCTTCTAACCTAACATTGGATTGAATAAGTAATAAGATGTATGATATTAATGCACTTGGCATGATGACCAATTGAGAGTTGCATAATTAATGTGCATTTTGAAAATATGGAAGGAAATCAAAATTCtggtttattttcaaaattctgtaaaaaattaaaaatttagaaGAGTtacaaacacagccttaaagaGCTAgcaattttaataaaaatgtaGTCTCCAACAGAGTTGGTATTCGACTATCTAAACCAAAATGTGacaattttaataaaaatgtaGTCTCCAACAGACTTGCCAAACGGATGGCTAAGCCATCCGGCTAGCCAAACTCATCTCCTAGCTAGCAAAACTTGCcaaacgtgggccccaccaccctCCAAACCCCCTCTTTCCCCGTCCCCTCACTCACTCTCCCTCTGTGTCGccgtccttttcttttccaccCCTCTTCGCACCAGCGCTCCCTCTCTGTCGCACTCCTCTCACGTCGCAGTTGTTGAAGATCCATAACTTCGCGCCACCGCTGTCAAAGATTGGGAGCCAAGATCACTAGCAAGCGCCAGGCGCCAGGGTCCCCTCCTCACGTTGCCACCGTACGTCCGCTGCTGATTTCCAGTAGTCTCCATCGCATATGCTGCTGATTTCCATctccgtcgcctcctcgccgacgcacatcctcctcctccattgCAGCAAGCATCTAGGTTGGGGGTCGCCGTTGTCCATCCTCCGTCGCCAGCTACGTCCAGCAAAGGAGCTCCCCATCCTCTGCCTCCTGCCCCCGTCGTCGTCTGCTACATGGATCCGTCGTCAAGCTCATCCTCCACGCCGACTACCGCCCCTTTTTCCTTGCCACCGAGTTCGTCCTATGCGTCGACTGTCGCGCCCTCTCCGTCGAGGTCATCCGGATCATCGAGCTCACCGCTCCGCTGGGCCACCACGTGAATCTCACTCCCCTGGTTGGAGAGAGAAGACAATGGGCGAGGGGAAAAATACAGAGGGAAGGACAAGAGAAGTAAAGAGAGACTAACATGTTGGGATTGGGATAACTATTACTCCAGATTGGAGAATGTGATAGAAAGTTTGTTGGACTAAATACAAATATACTGTAGTTCTCTAATTTTTACTAAATAGCCATGCTCTAGGCTCAACTTTTCTCGAGAGGCAGTCAGGGCCAGCCCTGGCCCTATGCAGCCGAGGCGACCGCCGGGGGCCTATGATGATAGGGGCcaatacctaatactagtagtCTAGTACCTCATCCGATGTTGAGatcaattatttttattcataaTTAAATGTGTTGCAAATGAGTTTGCCAGATTCTTCGATGTCCGCGCCTGAGATTCTGAAGTTTGTTATGGATGCAAATTGTTATCTAAATATTTTTGTTGCGTATCGAATTCTCTTAACTGTACCTGTGACGGTAGCTTCAGCTAAAAGAAGTTTCTCAAAATTGAAGTTTCGAAGAACTATCTAAGATCAACTATGTCACAAGAAAGGTTAAATGGCTTGGCTATGTGCTCAATCGAGAAGAATATCTTGGACACTATTGATCTTAATACCATTCTTGATAATTTTGcatcaagaaatgcccgaagaagtATCTTTTTATGGGAAGCAATGGATATGATGTGGTTCTATTCTTCATTAAGTTAATGAATAATGATATTAATTTCAAGTTAcaaatatattgttattttggtcgactttatttcttgataattatcagacatgttaaatttaatatatgtatgtatttgtttttattttacaaGTAAAATTAATGTCTATATATactataaaattttatatatagctTAGAGGGTCCATCGTGATGAGTTCACTTAGGATCCTCGGAATCATAGGACCGGCCCCGGAGGCGGTAGCCATATTGTGTTCACGCAATGGATTACTAGAGGAGTAATAGTAGTTGACAGACATGACTATACTAGAGTTGCCTGGAATTCAAACAGCGTAAAGCAAGGTACTAGCCTCTGGGCATGCGGGACCTAGCTACCCAGCAGCATCTGGGCACGACGGCACGGGTCAGCTTGCCCATTAAGGAAAGGGAACAGACACCGATGACCGGACTCGGGCTCTGGAAGGAAGCACAAGTAAGCCAGCAAACGGAACTAAACGGCGtcaaaggggaaaagaaaaaggactcCCTCCCTTCCAGTACGCATAGATGAGATCAGTGCTCCGATCTCATCTATGCCTTGCCTAATCTTCATCAATCCCTGGTCGATCGTGGGCTCGTttgaaacaatattttttttctctggttTTTATAGGAATctggtttgaaaaaaaatatattcaaatttcAAGGCTGCTTGTAAATCTAATAATTTCATAGACTTTTTTAGGAAAGGCACAACATTTTTCAGCTGAACGGATGAATATAATGGACGATGAATTATCCGATTTGCAGTGATATTAGAGGTATCTTATTCGAAAAGAAACAATATTTAAAGG
The window above is part of the Oryza sativa Japonica Group chromosome 7, ASM3414082v1 genome. Proteins encoded here:
- the LOC4342388 gene encoding uncharacterized protein, giving the protein MLAGRHTSVLSVTNRSELLRQGQGATTREAASLAAIQDDTRAVAAVNAVLFSKDVAVAKETGWRRDAKITVRGRGHGNPPRALVVRPLPLLPPSPFLRNRGISSLPSNQKDQGLKELLDSHGGGPGDSSAMNGIAYKHINDDADKAKMADGAGLQDATDVDKFGTGAGGAGSQDVEGAGDQDKAKNVAAVVVDGTSDVDKAKDVAGVVVEGDADKADDRAPGARRRRRTKPRDERLLQRILLYARNISGKLDDLCSRPRTGAADMDKIKVMMNQLRWSIPFTTGLGLFVGVVVTVVLAIKFGIPFVIDKFAQELGMVLQSIDAEDVKMVIDTFTNLILENVWAFLVGKIPYFGRSK